One stretch of Juglans microcarpa x Juglans regia isolate MS1-56 chromosome 3D, Jm3101_v1.0, whole genome shotgun sequence DNA includes these proteins:
- the LOC121255658 gene encoding uncharacterized protein LOC121255658 isoform X1, with amino-acid sequence MGGHGAIEVAKTVLEVADVAWTAMEHHHHHHHHHEHDGTAHTKTETNSYDKLESLRSENRRLRTLLEQNLKLLQDLSESPFSLNDCPPDLYARLVATVDSEQFLARLKSLQQASINGTSSEFPFKETSGDDVDSAEILIKVDSEEPSRWVWVTDEMVPNNVEEWSGIDNENYVVVNEEHVVDGVAYFMARCIMSNPNSQNLTPEELQKTVAKALGGVSKLEKILGIWHAGKLFYALSTWGLALAGLYRTRAILKLAAVGVHTTSKVVLRAL; translated from the exons ATGGGAGGCCATGGCGCAATTGAGGTGGCCAAAACGGTTCTGGAGGTCGCTGACGTGGCCTGGACCGCTATGGAGcaccaccatcaccatcaccatcaccacGAGCACGATGGCACTGCCCACACCAAGACCGAGACCAATTCGTACGACAAATTGGAGTCTCTGCGATCGGAGAATCGGCGTCTTAGGACTTTGCTCGAGCAGAATCTGAAGCTTCTTCAGGACCTCTCAGAATCCCCCTTTTCCTTGAACGATTGCCCACCCGAT TTGTATGCTCGGCTTGTGGCAACGGTGGATTCTGAACAATTCTTGGCTCGGCTCAAATCCCTCCAGCAGGCATCGATCAACGGGACTAGCAGCGAGTTTCCTTTCAAGGAAACCTCAG GTGATGATGTGGACTCGGCTGAAATTTTAATCAAAGTTGACAGTGAAGAACCCAGCCGGTGGGTATGGGTCACGGATGAAATGGTTCCAAACAATGTTGAGGAATGGAGCGGAATCGATAATGAAAATTATGTAGTTGTTAATGAGGAGCATGTGGTGGATGGGGTTGCCTACTTTATGGCTAGATGTATTATGTCAAATCCAAATTCTCAG AATTTGACACCAGAAGAGCTACAAAAAA CTGTGGCGAAAGCATTAGGTGGTGTCAGCAAATTGGAGAAGATTCTTGGTATTTGGCATGCTGGGAAACTGTTTTACGCCCTGTCCACCTGGGGACTTGCTCTTGCAGG GTTGTATAGGACGCGTGCTATATTGAAACTCGCCGCGGTGGGTGTTCACACAACCAGCAAAGTCGTTCTCAGGGCTCTCTAA
- the LOC121255658 gene encoding uncharacterized protein LOC121255658 isoform X2, whose amino-acid sequence MGGHGAIEVAKTVLEVADVAWTAMEHHHHHHHHHEHDGTAHTKTETNSYDKLESLRSENRRLRTLLEQNLKLLQDLSESPFSLNDCPPDLYARLVATVDSEQFLARLKSLQQASINGTSSEFPFKETSGDDVDSAEILIKVDSEEPSRWVWVTDEMVPNNVEEWSGIDNENYVVVNEEHVVDGVAYFMARCIMSNPNSQNLTPEELQKSNCGESIRWCQQIGEDSWYLACWETVLRPVHLGTCSCRVV is encoded by the exons ATGGGAGGCCATGGCGCAATTGAGGTGGCCAAAACGGTTCTGGAGGTCGCTGACGTGGCCTGGACCGCTATGGAGcaccaccatcaccatcaccatcaccacGAGCACGATGGCACTGCCCACACCAAGACCGAGACCAATTCGTACGACAAATTGGAGTCTCTGCGATCGGAGAATCGGCGTCTTAGGACTTTGCTCGAGCAGAATCTGAAGCTTCTTCAGGACCTCTCAGAATCCCCCTTTTCCTTGAACGATTGCCCACCCGAT TTGTATGCTCGGCTTGTGGCAACGGTGGATTCTGAACAATTCTTGGCTCGGCTCAAATCCCTCCAGCAGGCATCGATCAACGGGACTAGCAGCGAGTTTCCTTTCAAGGAAACCTCAG GTGATGATGTGGACTCGGCTGAAATTTTAATCAAAGTTGACAGTGAAGAACCCAGCCGGTGGGTATGGGTCACGGATGAAATGGTTCCAAACAATGTTGAGGAATGGAGCGGAATCGATAATGAAAATTATGTAGTTGTTAATGAGGAGCATGTGGTGGATGGGGTTGCCTACTTTATGGCTAGATGTATTATGTCAAATCCAAATTCTCAG AATTTGACACCAGAAGAGCTACAAAAAAGTAA CTGTGGCGAAAGCATTAGGTGGTGTCAGCAAATTGGAGAAGATTCTTGGTATTTGGCATGCTGGGAAACTGTTTTACGCCCTGTCCACCTGGGGACTTGCTCTTGCAGG GTTGTATAG
- the LOC121256300 gene encoding probable LRR receptor-like serine/threonine-protein kinase At3g47570: MERTYCPTLFSVTALLLIQYCCMQASLAINNAATNITTDQSALLALKARIDFYNPNNVLANNWSTNAPVCNWIGISCGSRHHRVTALNLAHMRLEGTIPPHLGNLSFLVRLIIRNNSFHGSLPPELSLLRRLKVFNFGSNKLNGEIPSWIGLLTRLQSLFLYANSFTGSMPSMISNLSSLQLLDLSSNRLSGRLTMEKFDNLPNLLAISATYNQFHGELPSTLYNCKQLQILSLSVNNLSGRLPPQIGNLTMLTQLFLAYNNFEGAIPSEIGKLQNLESLSLFHNSFEGPIPLEIFNISTIQMISMPMNKLSGRLPSSIGLFLPNLQQLFLGQNQLSGPIPSSITNASQLTKLYLTKNSFSGLIPKSLGNLRLLRVLNLPFNNLTVESSELSNLFFDLSNCIYLESLDLSENPLNVILPSSIGNLSTSLQRFILGNCKIKGNIPTDIGEFNNLDTLGLYNNELTGSLPATLGKLYKLQGLYLDHNRLEGLVPSNICHLKTLFALYLDHNKLSGHIPTCISNLTFLRGLYFSFNQLTSTIPLSLWSLTDLLEIDLSSNSFNGSLSWEIEDMKVLTKLDISRNQLSGGIPNISFKDMVYLSLARNQLEGSIPESFGEMVSLVVLNLSHNNLSGEIPKSLEALQYLKFLNVSFNRLQGEIPTGGPFVNLTAASFLSNYALCGAPQLQVAPCKEVHHHHHHRRILMYVLLIVGLTILVTFLVIVKKRWRKRNAIKSQVVEELSLLATWKRISHLELQPATEGFNQDNLIGKGSFGFVYKGTLSDGMDVAIKVLNLEVEGGFKSFDAECLVLRNIRHRNLVKIISACSSMNFRAFVLEYMPNGNLETWLYNRCLNMLQRLNIMTDVAAALEYLHFGLSSPIIHCDLKPSNVLLDAEMVAHVADFGMAKLLDDGDSLTRTMTLASMGYMAPEYGSEGIISTRGDAYSYGILLMEIFTRKKPTDDMFSGEINLKSWVEESLPLSINEVVDTNLLRNERDYAAMEGCLSSVMRLALICCADSPQERMDMKTVSVTLDKIKSKFLRDTEAGGSTNDSLLM, encoded by the exons ATGGAACGAACTTATTGTCCAACTCTCTTTTCTGTGACTGCACTACTTTTGATACAATATTGTTGCATGCAGGCTAGCTTAGCCATTAATAATGCAGCAACCAATATTACCACAGATCAATCTGCCCTTCTTGCCTTGAAGGCTCGTATTGATTTCTACAATCCAAACAATGTTTTGGCAAACAACTGGTCCACCAATGCTCCTGTCTGCAACTGGATTGGTATTTCTTGTGGTTCTAGACATCATAGAGTTACTGCCTTGAATCTTGCTCATATGAGACTTGAAGGCACTATTCCTCCTCATCTGGGAAACCTTTCCTTTCTTGTTCGCCTAATCATAAGAAACAACAGTTTTCATGGCTCTTTGCCCCCCGAGTTGTCTCTTCTTCGTCGTTTGAAAGTCTTCAACTTTGGATCCAATAAATTAAACGGTGAAATCCCATCATGGATCGGGTTGTTAACCAGACTTCAATCTTTGTTCCTTTATGCTAACAGTTTCACAG GTTCAATGCCCTCTATGATCTCCAATCTGTCTTCACTGCAACTCCTTGATCTCAGCTCTAATAGACTGTCTGGTAGACTGACGATGGAAAAGTTTGATAATCTTCCCAACTTACTTGCCATTTCTGCCACTTATAATCAATTTCATGGTGAACTTCCTTCCACTTTATACAACTGCAAGCAGCTACAAATTTTATCTCTATCGGTTAATAATTTGTCTGGAAGATTACCCCCTCAGATTGGGAACTTAACTATGCTTACACAGTTATTCCTTGCCTATAACAACTTTGAAG GTGCAATACCAAGTGAAATTGGTAAGCTACAAAACCTAGAGTCACTCAGTCTCTTTCACAACAGCTTTGAGGGTCCGATCCCACTTGAGATCTTCAATATCTCTACAATACAAATGATTTCAATGCCAATGAATAAGCTCTCAGGCCGGCTTCCATCAAGTATAGGCCTTTTCCTTCCAAACCTGCAACAACTTTTTCTTGGACAAAATCAACTAAGTGGACCGATTCCCAGCTCTATCACCAACGCTTCACAACTCACTAAGTTGTATTTGACTAAGAACTCATTCTCAGGATTGATTCCTAAATCACTTGGGAATTTAAGGCTCCTCCGAGTGCTCAATTTACCATTCAATAACTTGACTGTTGAGTCTTCAGAATTAAGCAACCTTTTCTTTGACTTATCAAATTGCATATACCTTGAGTCGTTAGATCTCTCAGAAAATCCACTGAATGTCATTCTTCCCAGTTCCATTGGAAACCTCTCTACTTCTCTTCAAAGATTTATACTGGGGAATTGCAAAATTAAGGGGAACATTCCCACGGACATTGGCGAGTTCAATAACTTGGATACTTTGGGCCTATACAACAATGAGTTGACAGGATCTCTTCCAGCTACACTAGGAAAATTGTACAAGTTGCAAGGTTTGTACCTTGATCACAATAGACTTGAGGGTCTAGTGCCATCCAATATATGCCATTTAAAGACCTTATTCGCATTATATTTGGATCATAATAAGCTTTCGGGACATATTCCTACGTGCATAAGCAATTTGACTTTTCTAAGGGGACTCTACTTTAGCTTTAACCAATTAACTTCTACTATTCCTTTGAGCTTATGGAGCCTTACTGATCTCTTGGAAATCGACttatcatcaaattctttcaatGGCTCTCTATCGTGGGAGATTGAAGATATGAAGGTCTTGACAAAGCTTGATATATCAAGAAATCAACTATCAGGTGGTATCCCAAATATCTCTTTCAAAGACATGGTCTATCTCTCATTGGCAAGGAATCAATTAGAAGGCTCAATTCCTGAATCTTTCGGTGAAATGGTGAGCTTAGTGGTCTTAAATCTTTCTCATAACAACTTATCAGGAGAGATTCCTAAGTCCTTAGAAGCACTGCAATATCTCAAATTTCTCAATGTCTCATTCAATAGACTACAAGGAGAAATTCCAACAGGAGGACCATTTGTAAATCTCACAGCTGCATCATTTTTGTCAAATTATGCACTATGCGGCGCTCCCCAACTACAAGTTGCTCCATGTAAAGaagttcatcatcatcatcatcatcgacGTATATTGATGTATGTATTACTAATTGTAGGGTTAACAATACTTGTAACTTTCCTTGTAATAGTCAAGAAAAGATGGAGGAAAAGGAATGCCATCAAATCTCAAGTCGTGGAAGAATTGTCACTTCTGGCGACATGGAAAAGAATTTCCCACCTAGAACTTCAGCCAGCAACTGAAGGGTTTAATCAAGACAACTTAATCGGCAAAGGTAGTTTTGGGTTTGTATATAAAGGAACACTCTCAGATGGGATGGATGTTGCAATAAAGGTTTTAAACTTGGAAGTAGAGGGAGGATTCAAAAGTTTTGATGCAGAGTGTTTGGTATTGCGCAATATTCGTCATCGAAATCTTGTCAAGATCATCAGCGCATGTAGCAGCATGAACTTCAGAGCCTTTGTACTGGAATATATGCCTAATGGGAACCTTGAGACCTGGTTGTACAACCGTTGTTTGAATATGTTGCAAAGGCTAAATATAATGACTGATGTTGCAGCAGCACTAGAATACCTTCATTTTGGGCTTTCATCACCTATTATTCATTGTGATTTGAAGCCTAGCAATGTCTTGTTAGATGCAGAAATGGTCGCACATGTTGCTGATTTTGGAATGGCCAAACTCTTAGATGATGGAGATTCTCTCACACGAACCATGACTTTGGCTAGCATGGGGTATATGGCACCAG AATACGGATCAGAAGGAATAATTTCGACAAGAGGTGATGCTTATAGCTATGGCattttattgatggagattttcACAAGAAAGAAGCCTACAGATGATATGTTTTCTGGAGAAATAAACTTGAAAAGTTGGGTAGAGGAATCGTTACCCCTTTCAATAAATGAAGTTGTTGATACTAACTTGTTGAGAAACGAAAGGGATTATGCTGCTATGGAGGGTTGTTTATCATCTGTTATGAGATTGGCTTTAATTTGTTGCGCAGATTCACCTCAAGAGAGGATGGATATGAAAACTGTTTCAGTCACACTCGACAAGATCAAATCAAAGTTTCTACGAGATACCGAAGCAGGGGGTTCTACCAATGATAGTTTATTGATGTGA